Genomic window (Phycisphaeraceae bacterium):
GGATCAGACAGATACTGGTACGACGAGACGATGTCCGCACCAGGGATAGTGATCGGCCAACGCTTTGGATGATCAACTACAAGCAGGGGTTTCATCGCGTCCGTTCTCCGGATGCTTCTGATTTCTTGGGTTCAATCACCAGCAGGTTCGCGTCGTAGGTCAGCACGCCCAGCATGATCGCAGGAACAAGCTGCGACATCGTCACCGTATACCGCTGACGCTGAAAGCCTGGGTTATTCGCAAGTGGATCTGCGACGGAGACCACGCGCCCCTTGGACTCATATCCGTGTATCACCACGAAGTGTCCGGTTGGTTCGCCGCGAATATCGTCGTCGTCGTCCTTCGGCCCAAACTCACGCATGCACTTGTATAGATATGTCGAGCTGACACCGGTCAGGAGGGGCTTACCTGCGCGAATGAACCCTGTGATGAGTGAACTGGTCAGATCACGAAAACGAACATCGCCGCCAAGACGGAGAAACTCCAGATAGCACTCGGTCGCGATACGGAATCTCGGATTGCCTGTCTGCTTTGCAAGCCCCTGCATCTGGAGTTTGTGCGACAGCTTGGCTGAGTCACACTTACCATGCTCGTCGAACCACGTCGGGTCGAACATCTGCAGGTTGAACGTGTACAGCGACGCCTTGTATCCGCGTTTGAGCGCGTGAGTGCCGAGCATCACCGCGAGCGTCCCTCTGCCAGCTTCGTGCGAGTTGAGTGAGCTTGCGGAACGAATGACCTCGTCCAGCGAGATGTCATCGCCCCAGTACTGGTACACAGCGTGCAAACACGTTGGTCCGCACGTCTCATCGTTCGGTTGTGGAAGAATATCGAGCGGCAGCACACTCGGGCGTCGCAGTCGGATGCGCCGTGTTTCTATCCTGGATTTTCCGCGGCGCGCCGGGCGACCGTCCTGAACCATGAAACCACCTCGAAAGGGAGCGCGGTCATGGATGGGCCGCCTCTTGCAGGTGATTGTATCGGCACGGTTCGGGTTGTCATGAAGTCGAGGTGCCCGAATATAAGATTTTGCTCAGCCGATCAGTTGTCGATCCCACCAAACTCTGCCGGGTACATCTTCGCATCGTCCATCACATAGATCCCAACGAGCCAGTTCCCAACCATGTAAGGATCCGAGCGCAACCTGCCCTTCACCGCAGCGTAGGTGGTATACAGATCCTCGTTTCTGGCTGGCTCCTTCAGCGTCACCTCGATCGCGTCATAGGGAGTTGGAGGCACACCGATGCAGCAGCCATCCCATGTGTTCAGCATCAGCAGCATCTCGTCCGACTCGTCGACCACGAATGGGAACGACACGAACCCGCTGAGCTTGATCCACTTGCCCTCAAGCAAGGCAACCCGCTCGGGAAACTCAGACAAGCCGCTGCGTGGCTTGAACGTTTCCTGCAGCGAGGTCAGAAGCTCCCACGGGATCTCATACGGCTCGGCCTCAGTTCCCTTGCCTGTCACAACAAAGCGTCCGTCGAGCACAAGTTCCTGCGTGCTGTTGGCGCTGTCATCTCGCAACTCGATCGACGCTGGCACAACCTCGAACCCAGCAAACTTCTCTGGTGGAGGCTGAAATCCTTTGGGCCTGATCGCATTTCTCGCGGCCTCGCGCGCGGCTTGGACTACCGCTTCGAGCGATTTGCCTTCTGCCCAGTCCCCAAGAGACAACCCTGGCGTTTCAACAAGGGAGCTAATACTTACACCAGCCACGACACGATTGATCACCTGCTGGGTCGATTGGGTGTCTCGAACAAGTACCCCGATTGCCTGCCCGCCGATAGACAGAATGGGCGCACCGACATTGTTCACGCCCGACTCTGTGATGGCTGGATTCTTCACACCGAGTGCGGCGACCTGTCCGACGGTCTGACGTGAACTCACAATAGATTCAAGAATCGCGTGCTCGATGGCAGCCTCACCCGTCTCAGCATCCTTCACATCGACCGGGGGACCGATGAGCATGATCTCCTCGCCGATTAACGGTTCAAGCGGAGACACACGCAAACCGCGATGCAGTTTGGCAGGCACATCCACGTACCCTAGCACGAGATCTGCTTCGACATCCTCGGAGAGTACTTTCTCGATTTTGAATGTATCGCCAGTGTCGAGTGTCAGTGTTGCAGACTTCGCATCCATCAGAAGTGATCGACTCGTCACGAATCTGCCCGGCCCAACAAAGAATCCGGCAAAGGATGGTTTGGCTGTATCCTCAGGCTCGATCCGTACAACACCCGGCGAGAACATTCTCGCCATGTTTGCCAGCAGTGAGCCCGCCGAGTGCTGACGGTTCACCTGCGCGCGCACTGATGGCACGCAGACGATCCACACCAGCAGAAACCCAAGCATCATGAAGCACTGGTTTTTCTTTGTGCGCACACGTTCCTCGCTTTGTGTTCGTGGGATTACCTACCCGAGTGGTTTGAGATTTTTCGCTACGCTCGTGCGATACGCCATCACAGCAGGCACAAGCCCAGCCAGTGTCGCTAGCACCACTGCACCCGCACCAATACCAAGTGTTGCCAACCCCGAAATATTCGGCTGCACCACCACACCCGTTAGCGCCCGGAGCACACTCGTCACCAAAGCGGACCCTGCAAACGCCATCACCAGCCCCAGCAGCGCCCCAAGAATGCCGATCATCATCGCTTCAGCGAGCACCAGCCGAAGCACACGCCAACGACTTGCCCCGAGCACACGAAGCACCGCGATCTGCCGCTTCCGCTGATCCATCGAGTTGTACAACGCGAGCATAATCCCGATGCTGCTCGACACCAGCACCACGCCAGCCATCGCTCGCAGCACGATGTCGATCCCGCCGATAAGTTCAAAGAGCGAGTTCACCTCGGCGGTCGGGTCAGCTACCGTCAGGAGCGGGTTTGACCGCAACTCGCCCGCAATCGCTCCGATCGATGCCGATGTGCTTCGCCCCTCGCGCGTTCTCCCATGCACCATGATCGCGGTGATACGCTGATCGTCGAGTGTCACATCATCGAGTGTTGTTGGAGGTGGATGATCATGCCCCTCGTGGTCGTGATGATCGTGATTATCATGCTCATCGTGTTCGATCAATCCTTCACGCTCACGGCGATCGTGCGCGTGCAGAATCCACGAACTCTCCAGACTCACAAAGACCGCACGATCGTGCGGCGTGCCGGTCCTTGCAAGCACACCAACAACATCGAACACGAACTCATCGTGGACATGCCCTCCAGCACCGCTCATCCCATGCGTGAGCGACATGTGATCGCCTACCTGCAATCCAGTGCTGGAAGCAACATCACTGCCGAGCACAACCTGAAAGTTGCTCTTGAACACCTTCCCGGTCTGCATCTTCCACGTACTTATCTCGCTCGCAGAAGTGCTCAAACTCCGTACGTCGATACTGAACTTCGAGAAAAAGTCCGGTGTCGTCGCGACAACCGGGAACCCCTTGTAACTGTCACCCACAAGCGTCGGCACCGCCCATGCAACGCGGGGATCACGCGCAAGCCGCTGCTGCTCGATATATCCGAGTGAACGCGACGGTGTCCCTGCGTAAAACACCGAGTTCAACACGCTGGCAAGCGGACTCGTGTCGGCTGACACAAGCAGATGCATATTGCCAGACCCGCGCTCGAAGACGGACTTTGCTGACGACCGCAAAGAAACCAGCACAATCATCAGCGCAACCGCAACAGCAACTGTCAGCACAGTCAGAAGTGTTGAGAACCATC
Coding sequences:
- a CDS encoding C39 family peptidase, with product MVQDGRPARRGKSRIETRRIRLRRPSVLPLDILPQPNDETCGPTCLHAVYQYWGDDISLDEVIRSASSLNSHEAGRGTLAVMLGTHALKRGYKASLYTFNLQMFDPTWFDEHGKCDSAKLSHKLQMQGLAKQTGNPRFRIATECYLEFLRLGGDVRFRDLTSSLITGFIRAGKPLLTGVSSTYLYKCMREFGPKDDDDDIRGEPTGHFVVIHGYESKGRVVSVADPLANNPGFQRQRYTVTMSQLVPAIMLGVLTYDANLLVIEPKKSEASGERTR
- a CDS encoding DUF3299 domain-containing protein; the encoded protein is MRTKKNQCFMMLGFLLVWIVCVPSVRAQVNRQHSAGSLLANMARMFSPGVVRIEPEDTAKPSFAGFFVGPGRFVTSRSLLMDAKSATLTLDTGDTFKIEKVLSEDVEADLVLGYVDVPAKLHRGLRVSPLEPLIGEEIMLIGPPVDVKDAETGEAAIEHAILESIVSSRQTVGQVAALGVKNPAITESGVNNVGAPILSIGGQAIGVLVRDTQSTQQVINRVVAGVSISSLVETPGLSLGDWAEGKSLEAVVQAAREAARNAIRPKGFQPPPEKFAGFEVVPASIELRDDSANSTQELVLDGRFVVTGKGTEAEPYEIPWELLTSLQETFKPRSGLSEFPERVALLEGKWIKLSGFVSFPFVVDESDEMLLMLNTWDGCCIGVPPTPYDAIEVTLKEPARNEDLYTTYAAVKGRLRSDPYMVGNWLVGIYVMDDAKMYPAEFGGIDN
- a CDS encoding FtsX-like permease family protein produces the protein MSVHARAMSDRQIVVRSMVSRWFSTLLTVLTVAVAVALMIVLVSLRSSAKSVFERGSGNMHLLVSADTSPLASVLNSVFYAGTPSRSLGYIEQQRLARDPRVAWAVPTLVGDSYKGFPVVATTPDFFSKFSIDVRSLSTSASEISTWKMQTGKVFKSNFQVVLGSDVASSTGLQVGDHMSLTHGMSGAGGHVHDEFVFDVVGVLARTGTPHDRAVFVSLESSWILHAHDRREREGLIEHDEHDNHDHHDHEGHDHPPPTTLDDVTLDDQRITAIMVHGRTREGRSTSASIGAIAGELRSNPLLTVADPTAEVNSLFELIGGIDIVLRAMAGVVLVSSSIGIMLALYNSMDQRKRQIAVLRVLGASRWRVLRLVLAEAMMIGILGALLGLVMAFAGSALVTSVLRALTGVVVQPNISGLATLGIGAGAVVLATLAGLVPAVMAYRTSVAKNLKPLG